One genomic region from Euzebya tangerina encodes:
- a CDS encoding polyprenyl synthetase family protein gives MRQTVVSDNPFVTDGARHLIDAGGKRFRPMLSLLTGMLGGARADHPDLVSAGVIVELVHLSTLYHDDVIDAADTRRGTPSTHVKWSNTVAILTGDFLLARASELSAALGVEVTRIMARTIAELCEGQILEVQGSLDASRHGAVRREPTRQHYLDVIDGKTASLIRASCRLGALLSGQRRDHIEALTRFGHHLGYAFQLADDVLDIASQETESGKIPGTDLREGVHTMPVLYALEDEGEGSELAALLDDPTEANVEAALSLLRAHQALERARQSARDQAKLAKAALDELDVPPTFAPVMDGLTYLTDYAADRAG, from the coding sequence ATGCGCCAGACCGTCGTCAGCGACAATCCCTTCGTCACCGACGGTGCCCGCCACCTCATCGACGCGGGTGGCAAGCGCTTCCGCCCGATGCTGTCCCTGCTCACGGGCATGTTGGGTGGTGCGAGGGCCGACCACCCCGACCTGGTCAGCGCGGGGGTGATCGTCGAACTCGTCCACCTCTCCACGCTCTATCACGACGACGTGATCGATGCGGCCGATACTCGACGAGGCACCCCGTCCACCCACGTCAAGTGGTCGAACACCGTTGCGATTCTGACCGGCGACTTCCTGTTGGCGCGGGCCTCTGAGCTCTCCGCCGCCCTCGGTGTCGAAGTCACCCGGATCATGGCCCGCACGATCGCCGAGCTGTGTGAGGGGCAGATCCTCGAGGTGCAGGGGTCACTGGATGCCTCGCGGCACGGCGCCGTCCGTCGTGAGCCCACCCGGCAGCACTACCTCGACGTCATCGATGGCAAGACGGCGTCGCTCATTCGTGCGTCCTGCCGCCTGGGTGCCCTGCTCTCGGGGCAGCGTCGCGACCACATCGAGGCGCTCACGCGCTTCGGTCACCACCTGGGCTACGCCTTCCAGTTGGCCGACGACGTCCTCGACATCGCCTCGCAGGAGACGGAGTCCGGGAAGATTCCCGGAACCGATCTGCGCGAGGGCGTCCACACCATGCCGGTGCTCTACGCGCTCGAGGACGAGGGCGAGGGCTCCGAGCTGGCGGCGCTGCTGGACGACCCGACCGAGGCCAACGTCGAGGCAGCCTTGTCGCTGCTGCGCGCCCATCAGGCGCTCGAACGTGCGCGCCAGAGCGCCCGTGATCAAGCCAAGCTGGCGAAGGCCGCCCTGGACGAGTTGGATGTGCCACCCACCTTCGCCCCGGTGATGGACGGGTTGACCTACCTCACGGACTACGCCGCCGACCGCGCCGGCTGA
- a CDS encoding LysR family transcriptional regulator codes for MRTIAETDDLDLSSVRLFLTVVELGSVSKAAARHGLSQPSATARLQKLERQLGVGLLDRGPTGSKTTADGIQLAPACAELLTVASQLINQSEQLRDEHSRVSVAATRHVVDHFLSDWVSATDLADVRLDITEADTLRVAQAVRSGETLIGFTDGPQAPIGLRSQVVVSERLVPVVGRSHRWFGRRRGLPPTTVASATLVLQAPGSGTRDVVDAALAQHAIGAMGEHVEVPSATAARLAVLNGDGVAFLPTCRIERDLEHGALTQVPVVDTRIVQPVRIVWRGGRPSVRTARRLLAAIASA; via the coding sequence ATGAGAACAATCGCGGAGACCGATGATCTCGATCTGTCCTCGGTGCGGCTGTTCCTCACCGTCGTGGAGCTGGGCAGCGTGTCGAAGGCGGCCGCGCGGCACGGCCTGTCCCAGCCGTCCGCGACCGCTCGTCTGCAGAAGCTCGAACGACAGCTGGGCGTCGGTCTGCTCGATCGAGGTCCAACGGGGTCGAAGACGACGGCTGACGGCATCCAGCTGGCCCCCGCATGTGCTGAACTGCTCACGGTGGCATCGCAGCTGATCAATCAATCCGAGCAGCTGCGCGACGAGCACTCCCGGGTGAGCGTCGCCGCCACCCGTCACGTGGTCGACCACTTCCTCTCCGACTGGGTCAGCGCCACAGACCTCGCCGATGTTCGCCTGGACATCACCGAGGCCGACACCCTGCGCGTGGCCCAGGCCGTGCGCAGTGGTGAGACCCTGATCGGGTTCACCGACGGTCCTCAGGCACCGATCGGGCTCAGGTCCCAGGTCGTTGTCTCCGAGCGACTGGTGCCCGTGGTCGGTCGGAGCCATCGGTGGTTCGGTCGCCGCCGGGGGCTCCCACCGACAACCGTGGCGTCTGCGACGTTGGTCCTGCAGGCGCCCGGATCGGGCACCCGTGATGTGGTCGATGCCGCGCTCGCCCAACACGCCATCGGCGCGATGGGTGAGCACGTCGAGGTACCCAGTGCCACGGCCGCCAGACTGGCTGTCCTCAATGGTGATGGCGTGGCGTTCCTCCCGACCTGCCGCATCGAACGAGACCTGGAGCACGGTGCGCTGACGCAGGTGCCGGTGGTCGATACCCGGATCGTCCAGCCCGTCCGCATCGTATGGCGCGGAGGTCGGCCATCGGTCCGCACCGCGCGACGCCTGCTCGCCGCCATCGCGTCCGCCTGA
- a CDS encoding Gfo/Idh/MocA family protein, producing MHHSPPSPLRPIRYGVIGTGMMGIEHIENVGALDGAVVTAIADPAADSRGRGRAVAGDGVAVFERHEDLLGSSLCDAVVLASPNHTHAAVMADVLATELHVLVEKPLCTTVADCRRLIELDARRPAGALTWVGLEYRYMPPAAELLRLVRQGAVGTPRMVSIREHRFPFLVKVDNWNRFTANTGGTLVEKTCHFFDLMNLILGERPTRVMASGAQDVNHLDERYDGRPADMLDNAFVIVDYPSGARALLDLCMFAEATQNQEEISVVGDAGKVEALIPDDIVRVGRRDRDGIGAVEVRPVADAQIAHVGLHHGASYLEHLAFTAAIRAGQPPAVTLEDGLWSVAMGVAAHRSIDLGRPVHLDEVTGHDAAATHQESSTHHESSTQPMHTPVNRQEIPA from the coding sequence ATGCACCACAGCCCGCCATCGCCGCTCCGACCGATCCGCTACGGCGTGATCGGAACCGGGATGATGGGGATCGAGCACATCGAGAACGTCGGTGCCCTGGATGGTGCCGTCGTCACCGCCATCGCCGACCCGGCCGCCGACTCCCGGGGCCGCGGCCGGGCAGTCGCCGGTGATGGCGTCGCCGTCTTCGAGCGCCACGAGGATCTGCTCGGTAGCAGCCTGTGCGACGCCGTGGTGCTCGCCTCGCCCAACCACACCCACGCCGCGGTGATGGCCGACGTCCTGGCGACCGAGCTCCACGTCCTGGTCGAGAAGCCGCTGTGCACGACCGTCGCGGACTGCCGCCGCCTGATCGAGCTGGACGCCAGGCGCCCCGCGGGGGCACTCACCTGGGTCGGCTTGGAGTACCGCTACATGCCGCCCGCTGCCGAGCTCCTGCGACTGGTGCGGCAGGGTGCCGTCGGGACACCTCGGATGGTCTCGATCCGCGAGCACCGGTTCCCCTTCCTCGTGAAGGTCGACAACTGGAACCGGTTCACCGCCAACACCGGCGGCACGCTCGTGGAGAAGACCTGCCACTTCTTCGATCTGATGAACCTCATCCTGGGCGAGCGTCCCACCCGGGTGATGGCCTCCGGCGCCCAGGACGTCAACCACCTCGACGAGCGCTACGACGGACGGCCGGCAGACATGCTCGACAACGCCTTCGTCATCGTGGACTACCCGAGTGGTGCCCGTGCACTGCTGGACCTCTGCATGTTCGCGGAGGCGACGCAGAACCAGGAGGAGATCAGCGTCGTCGGTGACGCAGGGAAGGTCGAGGCGCTCATCCCCGACGACATCGTCCGGGTCGGCCGCCGCGACCGCGACGGGATCGGTGCGGTCGAGGTCAGACCGGTCGCCGACGCGCAGATCGCCCACGTCGGCCTGCACCACGGCGCCAGCTACCTGGAGCACCTCGCCTTCACCGCCGCCATCCGCGCCGGCCAACCACCCGCCGTGACGCTCGAAGACGGACTGTGGTCGGTGGCCATGGGCGTGGCCGCACATCGCAGCATCGACCTCGGCCGTCCCGTCCACCTCGACGAGGTCACGGGCCACGACGCCGCGGCCACCCACCAGGAATCGTCCACCCACCACGAATCGTCCACCCAGCCCATGCACACCCCCGTCAACCGCCAGGAGATACCCGCATGA
- a CDS encoding LLM class flavin-dependent oxidoreductase — protein MTTAQPASDTKPGTRRPVEMSWFAALCDDDYEFLGVPDPQLQSSYEHCRNIVLTADRYGYDNVLLPSGYALGIDGTTFAAAVAPQTSLRMLLAVRCGELVVPQLARQLATLDQIMDGRLTINIISSDIPGEELASEPRYRRSTEIMFVLRELLDGHAVKFHGDFVDLELDPPRVGTVSGSSPLFYFGGLSPAARECAAAGADVFLMWPDTTDKVLEVKADMDRRAAEKGRSLRYGWRSHVIVRETEHEARGAAARLLSKLDPEQGQAIRARSLDSASAGVANQAALRESADDDGFVERHLWTGIGRARSGAGAAIVGDPDQVLGKINELVDAGIDSFILSGYPHAAECDLFARHVLPHINHGRLEFTPDPVAV, from the coding sequence ATGACCACCGCCCAGCCCGCCTCCGACACCAAGCCCGGCACCCGTCGTCCTGTCGAGATGTCGTGGTTCGCCGCCCTCTGCGACGACGACTACGAGTTCCTCGGCGTCCCTGATCCGCAGCTGCAGAGCTCCTACGAGCACTGCCGCAACATCGTCCTGACCGCCGACCGGTACGGCTACGACAACGTCCTGCTCCCGTCTGGGTACGCCCTCGGCATCGACGGCACGACCTTCGCCGCAGCGGTCGCACCCCAGACGTCCCTGCGCATGCTGCTTGCGGTCCGGTGCGGTGAACTCGTCGTGCCGCAGCTGGCCCGACAGCTCGCCACGCTGGACCAGATCATGGACGGGCGGCTCACGATCAACATCATCTCCAGCGACATCCCAGGCGAGGAGCTGGCCAGCGAGCCGCGGTACCGCCGCTCGACCGAGATCATGTTCGTGCTCCGTGAGCTGCTGGACGGCCACGCGGTGAAGTTCCACGGCGACTTCGTCGACCTGGAGCTGGACCCGCCCCGCGTCGGCACCGTCAGCGGCTCGAGTCCGCTGTTCTACTTCGGCGGACTCTCTCCCGCCGCCCGTGAGTGCGCCGCGGCCGGGGCCGACGTGTTCCTGATGTGGCCGGACACCACCGACAAGGTGCTCGAGGTGAAGGCCGACATGGACCGTCGAGCCGCGGAGAAGGGACGGTCGCTGCGGTACGGCTGGCGCTCTCACGTGATCGTCCGCGAGACCGAGCACGAGGCACGGGGCGCGGCCGCACGGTTGCTGTCCAAGCTCGACCCGGAGCAGGGCCAGGCCATCCGCGCCCGGTCACTCGACTCGGCATCCGCCGGGGTGGCCAACCAGGCCGCGCTGCGCGAGTCGGCCGACGACGACGGCTTCGTGGAGCGTCACCTCTGGACCGGTATCGGTCGCGCACGGTCCGGTGCGGGCGCTGCCATCGTCGGAGATCCCGACCAGGTCCTGGGCAAGATCAACGAGCTCGTCGACGCCGGCATCGACTCCTTCATCCTGTCGGGCTACCCCCACGCGGCCGAGTGCGACCTCTTCGCCCGCCACGTCCTGCCGCACATCAACCACGGGCGGCTCGAGTTCACGCCGGACCCGGTCGCGGTCTGA